The following are encoded in a window of Astyanax mexicanus isolate ESR-SI-001 chromosome 6, AstMex3_surface, whole genome shotgun sequence genomic DNA:
- the mfap5 gene encoding microfibril associated protein 5 yields MGSYPTAVLLCCFYGLVMVLAQQPGTEPTYLENGEEASDCREEMYPCTRMYSVHRPVKRCIHSLCLYSLPRVYVINKEICVRTVCLQDEILKAELCREKSGWPKRIQRSARKRCLRRINRTWASKN; encoded by the exons ATGGGCAGCTACCCAACCGCTGTGCTCCTGTGCTGTTTCTATG gacTGGTCATGGTCTTGGCCCAGCAGCCGG GAACAGAGCCAACATATTTAGAAAACGGTGAAGAAGCATCAG ACTGTAGAGAGGAAATGTACCCGTGCACTCGGATGTACTCCGTCCATCGCCCTGTAAAGAGATGCATCCACTCCCTCTGCCTTTACag TCTTCCGCGTGTCTATGTGATCAACAAAGAGATCTGTGTGAGGACTGTGTGTCTGCAGGACGAAATACTGAAAG ctgAACTGTGCAGAGAGAAATCCGGATGGCCCAAACGGATTCAGAGGTCAGCCAGAAAGCGCTGTCTCCGCAGAATAAACAGAACATGGGCGAGCAAGAATTAa